Proteins from one Amycolatopsis benzoatilytica AK 16/65 genomic window:
- a CDS encoding pentapeptide repeat-containing protein, with product MIFTYCRIRSVVCRKTKFHESATFRGTEFRTKTDFSEAAFRHRADFRGVAFGGERDASRGAKFEQRAEFDGDSTVRLGGALAKPGHRRDWPSAWTEEPGSDGWLRLVPR from the coding sequence GTGATCTTCACCTATTGCCGGATCCGTTCCGTCGTCTGCCGCAAAACGAAGTTCCACGAATCCGCGACGTTCCGCGGCACCGAATTCCGCACCAAAACTGATTTCTCCGAAGCCGCCTTCCGGCACCGCGCCGATTTCCGCGGTGTCGCCTTCGGCGGCGAACGCGACGCATCCCGCGGCGCCAAGTTCGAACAGCGCGCGGAATTCGACGGCGACTCGACGGTCCGGCTGGGCGGTGCCCTCGCGAAGCCCGGGCATCGCCGCGACTGGCCGTCCGCCTGGACCGAGGAACCGGGCAGCGACGGATGGCTGCGGCTGGTCCCGCGGTAG
- a CDS encoding type VII secretion target produces the protein MAPRGYEIGSDLEAHARQLDGIADALKQAVDAANQVSMPTDAYGILCQPFRMMLDPVENYGVTALQNTVAAMDAQAQKVRDAAKAYHSYESEAAGSMKASD, from the coding sequence ATGGCACCCAGGGGTTACGAGATCGGCAGCGATCTCGAGGCGCACGCGCGTCAGCTCGACGGCATCGCGGATGCGTTGAAGCAGGCGGTCGACGCGGCGAACCAGGTCAGCATGCCCACCGACGCGTACGGCATTCTCTGTCAGCCGTTCCGGATGATGCTGGACCCGGTCGAGAACTACGGCGTCACCGCGCTGCAGAACACCGTTGCCGCGATGGACGCGCAGGCGCAGAAGGTGCGCGACGCGGCGAAGGCTTACCACAGCTACGAAAGCGAAGCTGCCGGTTCGATGAAGGCGAGCGACTGA
- a CDS encoding Bax inhibitor-1/YccA family protein, which produces MRSSSNPAFRNLPRGASAAGQYGPNVGFNQPYGQQGPYGQQGQGGVPGYGPGQMGAASADRPMTVDDVVIKTGLSLAVALVVGVVSAIWAQSQLVRDSLGRLSPSGALLGALLGGLVVGLVVSLVIIFRQKPSGPLTLVYSGAEGLFLGALSGMFELFLPGIALQALIGTAGVFVAMLVVYKTGAVKVTPKLTKWIVGAIAGAAILMLVNLVTAVFFDFNPLRGGGPLSIVFSLVVIGIAAFSFLLDFDQADRMIRAGMPSKWAWYAAFGLMTTLVWLYLEILRLLSYLRD; this is translated from the coding sequence GTGCGTTCCAGCAGCAATCCGGCGTTCCGCAATCTGCCGCGCGGTGCGTCCGCGGCCGGGCAGTACGGCCCGAACGTCGGCTTCAACCAGCCTTATGGCCAGCAAGGGCCCTACGGCCAGCAAGGGCAGGGCGGCGTGCCGGGCTACGGCCCCGGACAGATGGGCGCTGCCTCCGCCGACCGTCCGATGACCGTCGACGACGTCGTCATCAAGACCGGCCTCTCCCTGGCCGTCGCGCTCGTCGTCGGCGTCGTGTCCGCGATCTGGGCGCAGAGCCAGCTCGTCCGCGACTCCCTGGGCCGGCTTTCGCCCAGCGGCGCGCTTCTCGGCGCCCTGCTCGGCGGACTCGTGGTGGGTCTCGTCGTGTCGCTGGTGATCATCTTCCGGCAGAAGCCGAGCGGACCGCTCACGCTGGTCTACTCCGGGGCCGAAGGTCTCTTCCTCGGTGCGCTGAGCGGCATGTTCGAGCTGTTCCTGCCGGGCATCGCGCTGCAGGCGCTGATCGGCACCGCCGGCGTGTTCGTCGCGATGCTGGTGGTCTACAAGACCGGCGCGGTCAAGGTCACCCCGAAGCTGACCAAGTGGATCGTCGGCGCGATCGCCGGCGCGGCCATCCTGATGCTGGTCAACCTGGTCACCGCGGTGTTCTTCGACTTCAACCCGCTGCGCGGCGGCGGCCCGCTGTCGATCGTCTTCAGCCTGGTCGTCATCGGCATCGCCGCGTTCAGCTTCCTGCTGGACTTCGACCAGGCCGACCGGATGATCCGGGCCGGAATGCCGTCGAAGTGGGCCTGGTACGCCGCGTTCGGCCTGATGACCACGCTGGTCTGGCTGTACCTGGAGATCCTGCGACTGTTGTCCTACCTACGCGACTGA
- a CDS encoding LppU/SCO3897 family protein, whose protein sequence is MSVPPPAPGGQPPVGPSDPYGTPGQPGPAGYGQPMPGGAPYPGQPYPGQPNGGPQPGQPPFDGQPVPPPGQTVFPAPAPKSKMRFVRLGLVLLLVIGGIVAGIVSFTTSPDYANAGECLKITEFKQGANPDKVDCGDPSANVKIGVRVEGKSDTCPAGNYDRYQVSGGKDYLLCLMLNVKQGDCLKNVKSDTAGYQKVSCTDPAAEAEILKVIDGKADEQACAGTDASGGLTYAEPKTTICVKLKN, encoded by the coding sequence GTGAGCGTTCCCCCTCCGGCCCCTGGGGGCCAGCCGCCGGTGGGCCCGTCCGACCCGTACGGCACACCGGGCCAGCCCGGACCGGCCGGATACGGCCAGCCGATGCCCGGCGGTGCGCCGTACCCCGGCCAGCCCTACCCCGGCCAGCCGAACGGTGGACCGCAGCCCGGCCAGCCGCCGTTCGACGGCCAGCCGGTCCCTCCGCCGGGGCAGACCGTCTTCCCGGCGCCGGCACCGAAGTCGAAGATGCGGTTCGTCCGGCTCGGTCTGGTGCTGCTGCTCGTCATCGGCGGCATCGTCGCCGGGATCGTCAGCTTCACCACCTCGCCCGACTACGCCAACGCCGGCGAATGCCTGAAGATCACCGAGTTCAAGCAGGGCGCGAACCCGGACAAGGTCGACTGCGGGGATCCGAGCGCGAACGTCAAGATCGGCGTCCGGGTCGAGGGCAAGAGCGACACCTGCCCGGCGGGCAATTACGACCGGTACCAGGTCAGTGGCGGGAAGGACTACCTGCTCTGCCTGATGCTGAACGTCAAGCAGGGCGACTGCCTCAAGAACGTCAAGTCCGACACCGCCGGCTACCAGAAGGTGTCCTGCACCGACCCGGCCGCGGAGGCGGAGATCCTGAAGGTGATCGACGGCAAAGCCGACGAGCAAGCCTGTGCGGGCACCGACGCTAGCGGTGGTCTCACCTACGCCGAGCCGAAGACGACCATCTGCGTGAAGCTCAAGAACTGA
- the ilvA gene encoding threonine ammonia-lyase gives MELVSVERIREARKLLEGVTRVTPMEHARDLRRLHGGPVYLKCENLQRTGSFKIRGAYTRIHGLTAEERARGVVAASAGNHAQGVALASSLLGISSTVFMPLRAPLPKLAATRGYGATVHLHGAVIEETLAEAIAFSERTGAVFIHPFDHVDVIAGQGTVGLEILEQVPGVKTILVATGGGGLVGGVASAVKALRPDVKVIGVQAEQAAAYPPSLAAGGPIRLSEMHTMADGIAVGEPGKVSFAHVASLVDDVVTVTEESLSRAVLLGLERRKLVVEPAGAAPMAALVQHPGAFEPPVVAILSGGNVDPVLLQQIIQHGMTAGGRYLKLHLRVPDRPGSLVSVLSCVKDLGANVLDVEHSRISGSLALGEVDVALALETRGPEHCADVEAALADAGFTIVS, from the coding sequence ATGGAACTGGTCAGCGTCGAGCGCATTCGGGAAGCCCGCAAGCTTCTCGAAGGCGTCACCCGGGTCACGCCGATGGAACATGCCCGCGACCTGCGGCGACTGCACGGCGGCCCGGTCTATCTCAAGTGCGAGAACCTGCAGCGCACCGGTTCGTTCAAGATTCGCGGCGCCTACACCCGGATCCACGGCTTGACGGCCGAAGAACGCGCCCGCGGCGTGGTGGCGGCCAGCGCGGGCAACCACGCGCAGGGCGTCGCGCTGGCATCGTCGCTGCTGGGCATCTCGTCGACTGTCTTCATGCCGCTGCGCGCTCCATTGCCGAAACTCGCCGCGACTCGCGGTTACGGCGCGACCGTGCATCTCCACGGTGCGGTCATCGAGGAGACCCTCGCCGAGGCCATCGCCTTCTCGGAGCGCACCGGCGCGGTCTTCATCCACCCGTTCGACCATGTCGACGTCATCGCCGGTCAGGGCACGGTCGGCCTGGAGATCTTGGAGCAGGTGCCGGGCGTCAAAACGATCCTCGTCGCGACCGGCGGCGGCGGCCTGGTCGGCGGCGTCGCGTCCGCGGTGAAGGCGTTGCGCCCGGACGTCAAGGTGATCGGCGTCCAGGCGGAACAGGCCGCCGCGTACCCGCCTTCGCTCGCCGCCGGCGGGCCGATCCGGCTGAGCGAAATGCACACGATGGCGGACGGGATCGCGGTCGGCGAGCCGGGCAAGGTCAGTTTCGCGCACGTCGCGTCCTTGGTCGACGACGTCGTGACGGTCACCGAGGAATCGCTCTCGCGCGCGGTTCTGCTGGGCTTGGAGCGGCGGAAGCTGGTCGTGGAGCCCGCTGGTGCGGCGCCGATGGCAGCGCTGGTGCAGCACCCCGGCGCTTTTGAACCGCCCGTGGTCGCGATCTTGTCCGGCGGAAACGTGGACCCGGTGCTGCTGCAGCAAATCATCCAGCACGGCATGACGGCGGGCGGCCGCTACCTGAAGCTGCATCTGCGCGTGCCGGATCGGCCGGGCTCGTTGGTGTCGGTGCTGTCGTGCGTGAAGGACCTGGGCGCGAACGTCCTGGACGTCGAGCACTCCCGCATCTCCGGCAGCCTCGCGCTCGGCGAGGTCGACGTCGCGCTCGCACTGGAAACCCGCGGACCGGAGCACTGCGCCGACGTCGAAGCCGCCTTGGCCGACGCCGGGTTCACCATCGTCAGCTGA
- a CDS encoding cystathionine beta-synthase: protein MEYAEHIVDLVGNTPLVKLNSLTKGLKPLVLAKVEYVNPGGSVKDRIALRMIEAAEASGELRPGGTIVEPTSGNTGVGLAMVAQRKGYQCVFVCPDKVSEDKRNVLRAYGARVVVCPTAVPPEHPDSYYNVSDRLVREIDGAWKPNQYANPENPASHYYSTGPEIWRQTDGKITHFVAGVGTGGTITGTGKFLKEASDGRVQVVGADPEGSVYSGGTGRPYLVEGVGEDFWPETYDRSVADQIIPISDAHSFDITRRLATEEGLLVGGSCGMAVAAALKLAEGLTEDDVVVVLLPDGGRGYLTKVFNDAWMSSYGFLPPDSSGGTVGDVLTRKSGALPSLVHSHPNETVAEAVAILSEFGVSQMPVVSAEPPVMAAEVVGAVNERDLLDALFTGKAQLADRLELHMSPPLPTIGAGEQVSAAMKALEGADGALVLIDGKPAGVVTRHDLLAFLAGR, encoded by the coding sequence GTGGAGTACGCAGAACACATCGTGGACCTCGTTGGCAATACCCCGCTGGTCAAGCTGAACTCGCTGACCAAGGGCCTCAAGCCGCTCGTGCTCGCCAAGGTCGAGTACGTCAACCCGGGCGGCAGTGTGAAGGACCGGATCGCGCTGCGGATGATCGAAGCCGCCGAAGCCTCGGGCGAGCTGCGCCCCGGCGGCACTATCGTCGAGCCGACCTCGGGCAACACCGGCGTCGGGCTGGCCATGGTCGCGCAGCGCAAGGGCTACCAGTGCGTCTTCGTCTGCCCGGACAAGGTCAGCGAGGACAAGCGCAACGTCCTGCGCGCGTACGGCGCCCGGGTCGTCGTGTGCCCCACCGCGGTGCCGCCGGAGCACCCCGACTCCTACTACAACGTGTCCGACCGGCTCGTCCGCGAGATCGACGGCGCGTGGAAGCCCAACCAGTACGCCAACCCGGAGAACCCGGCCAGCCACTACTACTCCACCGGCCCGGAGATCTGGCGCCAGACCGACGGCAAGATCACCCACTTCGTCGCGGGCGTCGGCACCGGCGGCACCATCACCGGCACCGGCAAGTTCCTCAAAGAGGCCAGCGACGGCCGGGTGCAGGTCGTCGGCGCGGACCCGGAGGGCTCGGTGTACTCCGGCGGCACCGGGCGGCCGTACCTGGTCGAAGGCGTCGGCGAGGACTTCTGGCCGGAGACCTACGACCGCTCCGTCGCCGACCAGATCATCCCGATCAGCGACGCGCACTCCTTCGACATCACCCGCCGCCTGGCGACCGAGGAGGGCCTGCTGGTCGGCGGCTCGTGCGGGATGGCCGTCGCGGCCGCGCTGAAGCTGGCCGAGGGGCTCACCGAGGACGATGTCGTGGTCGTGCTGCTGCCCGACGGCGGCCGCGGCTACCTCACCAAGGTCTTCAACGACGCATGGATGTCGTCCTACGGCTTCCTCCCGCCGGACTCGTCCGGCGGGACCGTCGGCGACGTGCTCACCCGCAAGTCCGGCGCACTGCCCAGCCTGGTGCACTCGCACCCGAACGAGACGGTCGCCGAGGCGGTCGCGATCCTGTCCGAGTTCGGCGTCAGCCAGATGCCGGTGGTCAGCGCCGAACCGCCGGTGATGGCCGCCGAGGTGGTCGGCGCCGTCAACGAGCGGGACCTGCTGGACGCGCTGTTCACCGGGAAAGCCCAGCTCGCCGACCGGCTCGAGCTGCACATGTCGCCGCCGCTGCCGACGATCGGCGCGGGCGAGCAGGTGAGCGCCGCGATGAAGGCGCTCGAGGGCGCGGACGGCGCGCTCGTGCTGATCGACGGCAAGCCCGCGGGCGTCGTCACCCGGCATGACCTGCTCGCATTCCTCGCCGGCCGCTGA
- a CDS encoding DHA2 family efflux MFS transporter permease subunit — MSAPATPASPDASGDKLDRGVLKVASVVVLGAIMAILDTTVVNVALQKLTIQFSTSFDTIQWVATGYMLALATVIPVTGWASDRFGTKRLYLLAIGTFLVGSMLAGRAWNVESLIAFRVVQGLGGGMLMPAGMTILTRAAGPQRIGRVMAVLGVPMLLGPICGPILGGWLVDAVSWRWIFYINVPIGVIAFALALRLLPKDEPEPANRFDFVGMLMVSPGLAALIFGVSRIPSTGTVAALEVWLPALAGLVLLVAFVLRARTMENPLIDLKLFGNRSFSVAMITMAVFCVGFFGAMLLLPTYFVLVRGETALHAGLLLAPQGLGAMLAMPITGRLADKIAPRKIVLPGLVLIALAMVVFTQVSSTTPYWQLLSALFVMGIGMGCTMMPITSAALQTLQPKDMAKASTATNILQQTAGAIGSAVMSIILAALLAGKFGVPTSQGQIAATAATMNPATHEAAAGLAGDSFATTFLWATVLLACCLIPAFFLPKRRATPAETAEVAPAVPMH, encoded by the coding sequence ATGTCCGCACCCGCGACTCCGGCTTCGCCAGACGCCTCCGGTGACAAACTCGACCGGGGGGTGCTGAAGGTCGCGTCCGTGGTCGTGCTCGGCGCGATCATGGCGATCCTCGACACCACGGTCGTCAACGTCGCGCTCCAGAAGCTCACTATCCAGTTCAGCACGTCCTTCGACACCATCCAGTGGGTCGCCACCGGCTACATGCTGGCGCTGGCCACGGTCATCCCGGTCACCGGCTGGGCGTCTGACCGGTTCGGCACGAAACGGCTGTACCTGCTGGCGATCGGCACCTTCCTGGTCGGCTCGATGCTGGCCGGGCGTGCGTGGAACGTGGAATCGCTGATCGCGTTCCGCGTCGTGCAGGGGCTCGGCGGCGGCATGCTGATGCCGGCTGGCATGACGATCCTGACCCGCGCGGCCGGCCCGCAGCGGATCGGCCGGGTGATGGCCGTGCTCGGCGTGCCGATGCTGCTCGGCCCGATCTGCGGCCCGATCCTCGGCGGCTGGCTCGTCGACGCGGTGAGCTGGCGCTGGATCTTCTACATCAACGTCCCGATCGGCGTGATCGCGTTCGCGCTCGCGCTGCGGCTGCTGCCGAAGGACGAGCCGGAACCCGCCAACCGGTTCGACTTCGTCGGCATGCTGATGGTGTCGCCGGGCCTGGCCGCGCTGATCTTCGGCGTCTCGAGGATCCCGTCCACCGGCACCGTCGCCGCCCTCGAGGTGTGGCTGCCTGCGCTGGCCGGGCTGGTGCTGCTGGTCGCGTTCGTGCTCCGCGCGCGGACCATGGAAAACCCGCTGATCGACCTGAAGCTGTTCGGCAACCGGTCGTTCTCGGTCGCGATGATCACCATGGCCGTGTTCTGCGTCGGATTCTTCGGCGCGATGCTGCTGCTGCCGACATATTTCGTGCTGGTGCGCGGAGAAACCGCGTTGCACGCCGGTCTGCTGCTGGCTCCGCAAGGCCTTGGCGCGATGCTCGCGATGCCGATCACCGGACGGCTCGCGGACAAGATCGCGCCGCGCAAGATCGTGTTGCCCGGCCTGGTGCTGATCGCGCTGGCCATGGTGGTGTTCACCCAGGTCAGCTCGACGACGCCGTATTGGCAGCTGCTGTCGGCGCTGTTCGTGATGGGTATCGGCATGGGCTGCACGATGATGCCGATCACCTCGGCCGCGTTGCAGACGCTGCAGCCCAAGGACATGGCGAAGGCGTCGACCGCGACGAACATCCTGCAGCAGACCGCGGGCGCGATCGGCTCCGCGGTGATGTCGATCATCCTGGCGGCGCTGCTCGCCGGGAAGTTCGGCGTGCCGACCAGCCAGGGCCAGATCGCCGCCACCGCGGCGACGATGAACCCGGCCACCCACGAGGCGGCGGCCGGCCTGGCCGGCGATTCGTTCGCGACGACGTTCCTGTGGGCGACGGTCCTGCTGGCGTGCTGCCTGATCCCGGCGTTCTTCTTGCCGAAGCGCCGCGCGACCCCGGCCGAGACGGCCGAGGTCGCCCCAGCAGTGCCGATGCACTGA
- a CDS encoding immunity 49 family protein codes for MTIVERHPADPDQAWKQIMGLSPEMGYYLDRVAANTAILSTVWRRALTLGQYRTVVDPVAAEAETWDDLNFAAQAAAAVFTAATAPEGEEVSAVVGRPLTFQATGPSDDAHAGAWVTAAWLAVLQRDDALIQRLAAVPLEVLRASGVEHDSYLMPWVETLQTFLAHREVTPEMFLPAMDGTDPETAQFTPPDAMLQLVYPPIRMFYYVLRRDSEKFAEAYVAALERHRAYWTAEGRETDPSGFLALAPLAVAVLARTVGMTFDVQSGYAPANLLSGVAPVRND; via the coding sequence ATGACCATCGTGGAAAGGCATCCCGCCGACCCCGACCAGGCGTGGAAGCAGATCATGGGCCTGTCGCCGGAGATGGGCTACTACCTCGACCGTGTCGCCGCGAACACCGCGATCCTGTCCACGGTGTGGCGCCGGGCGCTGACCCTCGGGCAGTACCGCACGGTCGTCGACCCCGTCGCCGCGGAAGCGGAAACCTGGGACGACCTGAACTTCGCCGCCCAGGCCGCCGCTGCCGTCTTCACCGCGGCCACCGCGCCGGAAGGAGAGGAGGTCAGCGCTGTCGTAGGCCGCCCGTTGACCTTCCAGGCCACCGGCCCGAGCGACGACGCGCATGCCGGCGCGTGGGTCACCGCGGCGTGGCTCGCCGTGCTCCAGCGCGACGACGCACTGATCCAGCGGCTGGCCGCAGTGCCGCTGGAGGTGCTGCGCGCGTCCGGCGTCGAGCACGACTCGTACCTGATGCCGTGGGTCGAGACGCTGCAGACGTTCCTCGCGCACCGTGAGGTGACCCCGGAGATGTTCCTTCCCGCGATGGACGGAACCGATCCGGAGACCGCCCAGTTCACCCCGCCGGACGCGATGCTGCAGCTCGTGTACCCGCCGATCCGGATGTTCTACTACGTGCTGCGTCGCGACTCGGAGAAGTTCGCCGAGGCGTACGTCGCCGCGCTGGAGCGGCACCGCGCGTACTGGACCGCCGAGGGCCGGGAAACCGACCCGAGCGGTTTCCTCGCGCTGGCCCCGCTCGCCGTGGCAGTGCTGGCTCGCACCGTCGGAATGACCTTCGACGTGCAGTCCGGGTACGCGCCCGCCAACCTGCTCTCGGGCGTCGCGCCCGTGCGGAACGATTGA
- a CDS encoding acetyl-CoA C-acetyltransferase codes for MPEAVIVSTARSPIGRAGKGSLVSMRPDDLAVQMVRAALDKVPELDPADIDDLMLGCGLPGGESGFNMGRAVAVELGYDHLPGCTITRYCSSSLQTTRMALHAIKAGEGDVFISAGVETVSRFANGSSDSWPNTHNPLFADAEARTQSTAETGADSWQDPRENGLLPDVYIAMGQTAENLARLKGVTREDMDEFGVRSQNLAEKAIADGFWAKDITPVTLPDGTVVSKDDGPRAGVTLEGVSGLKPVFRPDGRVTAGNCCPLNDGAAALVIMSDTKAKQLGLTPLARVVSTGVTGLSPEIMGLGPVEASKQALSRAGLSVSDIDLVEINEAFAAQVIPSYRDLGIDLDRLNVNGGAIAIGHPFGMTGARITSTLINSLQHHDKQFGLETMCVGGGQGMAMVLERLS; via the coding sequence ATGCCCGAAGCTGTCATCGTCTCCACCGCACGCTCCCCGATCGGCCGGGCCGGGAAGGGTTCGCTGGTCAGCATGCGCCCGGACGACCTGGCCGTGCAGATGGTGCGCGCCGCGCTGGACAAGGTGCCGGAGCTGGACCCGGCTGACATCGACGACCTGATGCTCGGTTGCGGGCTGCCCGGCGGCGAGTCCGGGTTCAACATGGGCCGCGCGGTCGCCGTCGAGCTCGGCTACGACCACCTGCCCGGCTGCACGATCACCCGCTACTGCTCCTCCAGCTTGCAGACCACCCGGATGGCGCTGCACGCGATCAAGGCGGGCGAGGGCGACGTCTTCATCTCGGCCGGCGTCGAGACCGTCTCGCGGTTCGCGAACGGCAGCTCCGACTCGTGGCCGAACACGCACAACCCGCTGTTCGCCGACGCCGAGGCGCGCACCCAGTCCACCGCCGAAACGGGCGCGGACAGCTGGCAGGACCCGCGCGAGAACGGGCTGCTGCCGGACGTCTACATCGCGATGGGCCAGACCGCGGAGAACCTCGCGCGGCTCAAGGGCGTCACCCGCGAGGACATGGACGAGTTCGGCGTCCGCTCGCAGAACCTCGCCGAGAAGGCCATCGCGGACGGCTTCTGGGCCAAGGACATCACGCCGGTCACGCTGCCGGACGGCACGGTCGTCTCGAAGGACGACGGGCCGCGCGCGGGCGTCACGCTCGAAGGTGTTTCCGGCCTGAAGCCGGTGTTCCGCCCGGACGGCCGGGTCACCGCGGGCAACTGCTGCCCGCTCAACGACGGTGCCGCCGCGCTGGTGATCATGTCCGACACCAAGGCCAAGCAGCTCGGCCTGACGCCGCTCGCGCGGGTCGTGTCGACCGGCGTCACCGGCCTGTCGCCGGAGATCATGGGCCTCGGCCCGGTCGAGGCGTCGAAGCAGGCACTGTCCCGCGCCGGCCTGTCCGTCTCGGACATCGACCTGGTGGAGATCAACGAGGCGTTCGCCGCGCAGGTCATCCCGTCCTACCGCGACCTCGGCATCGACCTGGACCGGCTGAACGTCAACGGCGGCGCGATCGCGATCGGCCACCCGTTCGGCATGACCGGCGCGCGGATCACCTCGACGCTGATCAATTCCCTGCAGCACCACGACAAGCAGTTCGGCCTCGAGACGATGTGCGTCGGCGGCGGGCAGGGCATGGCGATGGTGCTGGAGCGCCTTTCCTGA
- a CDS encoding cystathionine gamma-synthase: MADDYSVLGFETRAIHAGQKPDPRTGAVIVPIYQTSTYAQDGVGGTREGNYEYSRTANPTRSALEEALASLEGARYTLAFASGMAASDAVLRTVLRPGDHLVLGNDAYGGTFRLIDKVLSLWGVEHTVADLSRIDDVRAAMRPETKLIWCESPTNPLLGVADIAALAGAAHDAGARLVVDNTFATPYLQTPLALGADIVVHSTTKYLGGHSDVVGGAVVTNEDELREQLFYLRNAAGAVPGPFDAWLTLRGIKTLALRMERHSDNADLVARTLAQHPKVTQVYYPGLPEHPGHEVAAKQMRRFGGMVSFRVAGGEQAALEVASRTKLFVLAESLGGIESLIEHPGRMTHASTAGSTLEVPEDLVRLSVGIEDGRDLVADLTQALG, translated from the coding sequence ATGGCCGACGATTACTCCGTCCTGGGTTTCGAAACACGCGCGATCCACGCCGGGCAGAAGCCCGACCCCCGCACGGGCGCTGTCATCGTGCCGATTTACCAGACGTCGACGTACGCGCAGGACGGCGTCGGCGGCACTCGCGAAGGCAACTACGAGTACTCGCGCACCGCGAACCCCACGCGGTCCGCGCTCGAGGAAGCACTCGCCTCGCTTGAAGGGGCCCGCTACACGCTGGCGTTCGCGTCCGGCATGGCCGCGTCCGACGCGGTGCTGCGCACCGTGCTGCGCCCCGGCGACCACCTGGTGCTGGGCAACGACGCGTACGGCGGCACGTTCCGGCTCATCGACAAGGTGCTCAGCCTGTGGGGCGTCGAGCACACGGTCGCGGACTTGAGCCGCATCGACGACGTCCGGGCCGCGATGCGCCCGGAGACCAAGCTGATCTGGTGCGAGTCGCCGACCAATCCGCTGCTCGGCGTCGCGGACATCGCCGCTCTGGCCGGTGCCGCGCACGACGCGGGGGCCCGGCTGGTCGTCGACAACACGTTCGCGACCCCGTACCTGCAGACCCCGCTCGCGCTGGGCGCGGACATCGTGGTCCACTCCACCACCAAGTACCTGGGCGGCCACTCGGACGTCGTCGGCGGCGCGGTCGTCACCAACGAGGACGAGCTGCGCGAGCAGCTGTTCTACCTGCGCAACGCCGCTGGCGCGGTGCCCGGCCCGTTCGACGCCTGGCTGACCCTGCGCGGCATCAAGACGCTGGCCCTGCGAATGGAGCGGCACAGCGACAACGCGGACCTGGTCGCGCGCACCCTGGCGCAGCACCCGAAGGTCACCCAGGTCTACTACCCCGGCCTGCCGGAACACCCTGGCCACGAGGTAGCGGCGAAGCAGATGCGCCGCTTCGGCGGCATGGTGTCCTTCCGCGTGGCGGGCGGCGAGCAGGCCGCGCTGGAGGTCGCGTCCCGTACGAAACTGTTCGTGCTGGCCGAGTCTCTCGGCGGAATCGAGAGCCTGATCGAGCACCCGGGCCGGATGACGCACGCGTCGACGGCCGGCTCGACGCTGGAGGTCCCGGAAGACCTGGTCCGCCTGTCGGTCGGGATCGAGGACGGACGCGACCTGGTGGCGGACCTGACGCAGGCGCTGGGCTGA
- a CDS encoding LppU/SCO3897 family protein yields the protein MSVPPSGPVGPPDPYQGGPGYGQPYGQPGYGQQPAGQPPHGQYEQQTPGQQPYSQAGYHHGPGQTAQQPYGQPGPSPFEQHYGAGGVPPRPGIGGKLSQLTGMDKAEAKRTFTPRMLLMIAIAVAVVAVGVVIGFFKFGGHNSDVAANDCLHVEKSGSAVTTKSVECTDPGANVKVAVIPGTRRSACPSGDYYRFRTGGKNVRTFCLIPNVRQGDCLSGLESHSITYQKVPCADPKKNAEIVKVMTGTTDKSACGGSGANAEQWFSDPKEIICIKQ from the coding sequence GTGAGCGTTCCCCCATCCGGCCCGGTGGGACCGCCCGATCCCTACCAAGGCGGGCCGGGATACGGCCAGCCCTATGGCCAGCCGGGTTACGGACAGCAGCCCGCCGGCCAACCGCCCCACGGTCAGTACGAGCAGCAAACTCCCGGGCAACAGCCCTACTCTCAGGCCGGTTACCACCACGGGCCGGGCCAGACCGCCCAGCAGCCCTACGGCCAGCCCGGCCCGTCGCCGTTCGAGCAGCACTACGGCGCGGGCGGCGTGCCCCCGCGGCCGGGCATCGGCGGCAAGCTGTCCCAGCTGACCGGGATGGACAAGGCCGAGGCGAAACGAACCTTCACTCCGCGGATGCTGCTGATGATCGCCATCGCGGTGGCGGTCGTGGCAGTCGGCGTGGTGATCGGCTTTTTCAAGTTCGGCGGCCACAACAGCGACGTCGCGGCGAACGACTGCCTGCACGTCGAGAAGTCCGGCTCCGCGGTGACGACCAAGTCGGTCGAATGCACCGACCCGGGCGCGAACGTCAAGGTCGCGGTCATCCCCGGCACCCGGCGGTCCGCGTGCCCGAGCGGGGACTACTACCGGTTCCGGACCGGCGGCAAGAACGTGCGCACCTTCTGCCTGATTCCCAATGTGCGGCAAGGGGACTGCCTGTCCGGACTGGAATCGCACTCGATCACCTACCAGAAGGTGCCGTGCGCGGACCCAAAGAAAAACGCGGAGATCGTCAAGGTGATGACCGGCACGACGGACAAGTCGGCGTGCGGCGGCAGCGGCGCGAACGCCGAGCAGTGGTTCTCCGATCCGAAGGAAATCATCTGCATCAAGCAGTGA